The following is a genomic window from Streptomyces lincolnensis.
TCGGTGCGGCGGGCGCGGCACTGATGGCCGCGGGAGCGGCCGGACTGTGGTGGTCGCAGCGGCGACCCGCCACCCGGTAGAACGCAAGAAGAAGGGGCATAACCTGACGGAAGCTGTCAGGTTATGCCCCCATCATCGGCCGCATGAACACCTCGACAGACTTCGCGGACCTGCACCTCCTCCGTCCGGGCGACCCCCGCTACGACGACGAACTCGCCGGATTCCAGACGGGTTTCGCCCGGCATCCCGCCCTCGTGGTCGCCGCACGCTCCGCCGCCGACGTCGTCGCCGCCGTGCGGTACGCGGCCGGACGGCACCTCCCGGTCGACGTCCAGGCCACCGGGCACGGCCTGCCCGGTGCGACCGAGGGCGGCGTGCTGATCACGACCGGGCGGATGGACGGCGTCCATGTCGACGCCGAGGCCCGCACCGCCCGGATTCGGGCGGGCGTCCGCTGGGGCCAGGTGGTGGCGGCCGCCGCACCGTACGGACTGGCCCCGCTCAACGGCTCCGCCCCCTCCGTCGGCGCCGTCTCGTACACGCTCGGCGGCGGACTCGGCATCCTGGCCCGGGAGTTCGGCTACGCGGCCGACCGGGTGCGCGCCCTCGACGTCGTCACCGCCGACGGCCGGCCGCGCCACGTGGCCCCCGACTCCGACCCCGAGCTCTACTGGGCGCTCCTCGGCGGCGGCCACGGCCTCGGTGTCGTCACGGAACTGGAGATCGGCCTGGTGCCCGTGCCGCGGCTCTACGGCGGCTCGCTCGCGTTCGACGGCCGCGAGGTCGACCCGGCGGCGGTGCTGCGGGCGTACGAGGAGTGGACGCGGACCGTGCCGGACGGGCTGACCTCGTCCTTCGCCGCCGTACCGTATCCGGATCTGCCGGCGCTGCCGCCGCGGCTGCGGGGGCGGTACGTCGTCTCCGTGCGGGTGGCGCACACGGGGACCGACGGGGAGCGACTGGTCGCCCCGCTGCGGGAGTTGGGGCCACTGCTCGCCGACTCCCTGCGCGAGATGCCGTACGCCGAGAGCCACACCATCCACAGCGACCCGGATGTCCCGCACGCGTACTACGGGGACAGCGCGGTGCTGGGCGAGCTGGACGTGGAGCGGGCCGGTGCGCTGCTCGCCCGTACCGGTCCGGACGCCGGGGCCATGGTCGTCGTACAGATCAATCATCTGGGCGGGGCGCTGGCGCGGCCCGCGCCCAACTCGGTGCCGTACCGCGAAGGGCGTTTTCTGGTACGGCTGTTGACCGTGGGCGAGCGGGAGGCGGCCCGCGCGCTGCTCGACCCCGCCTTCGCGCTGCTCGCGCCGGGCACGCTGGGCCGGTCGGTCAACTTCGCGTTCGGGGCGGGCGATCGGGCCGAGGGGCTGTACGACGACGT
Proteins encoded in this region:
- a CDS encoding FAD-binding oxidoreductase; protein product: MNTSTDFADLHLLRPGDPRYDDELAGFQTGFARHPALVVAARSAADVVAAVRYAAGRHLPVDVQATGHGLPGATEGGVLITTGRMDGVHVDAEARTARIRAGVRWGQVVAAAAPYGLAPLNGSAPSVGAVSYTLGGGLGILAREFGYAADRVRALDVVTADGRPRHVAPDSDPELYWALLGGGHGLGVVTELEIGLVPVPRLYGGSLAFDGREVDPAAVLRAYEEWTRTVPDGLTSSFAAVPYPDLPALPPRLRGRYVVSVRVAHTGTDGERLVAPLRELGPLLADSLREMPYAESHTIHSDPDVPHAYYGDSAVLGELDVERAGALLARTGPDAGAMVVVQINHLGGALARPAPNSVPYREGRFLVRLLTVGEREAARALLDPAFALLAPGTLGRSVNFAFGAGDRAEGLYDDVTRKRLAGVKSHYDPANLFRGNGSVSA